One Alphaproteobacteria bacterium genomic window, GACATAGCCAGGGAAAAACTTCCTCTCAGCATTCACCTTGTTCCCACGTCGAATCTCTATAACATCCTCCGTAGGCACCAGAACTTCAGAAAATTTAGATTGGAGGCCCTTCTTTTTGGCCTGCTCTTCAATGGCCTCAGCCACCTTTTTTTCAAATCCAGAATAAACGTGAACAACGTACCAATGATGCCCTTCAGCCATTTCCTTACATCCCCCACCCTAAAATAAACCGAACAATTTTTGAAAGAACCTGGTCTACCAAAAGGAAAAACACCGCTGCCAACGCAACCATGATCATAACCATAATTGTTGTAACAACTGTTTCTTTCCGAGTCGGCCACGTTACCTTTGAGACTTCCTGGCGGACTTCACGGGAAAATTCTATGGGATTCTTCATTTCTAACCATTAATTAATAAACATTCGATATGACATACATAACTTATAACAATAAATCAAGTGTTGGCAGGAGTGGAGGGTCTCGAACCCCCAACCTCCGG contains:
- the secE gene encoding preprotein translocase subunit SecE, with the translated sequence MKNPIEFSREVRQEVSKVTWPTRKETVVTTIMVMIMVALAAVFFLLVDQVLSKIVRFILGWGM